Within the Glycine max cultivar Williams 82 chromosome 12, Glycine_max_v4.0, whole genome shotgun sequence genome, the region GGCCATTCTTGAATTGCCTTAACCTTTGCCGGAACAGGTTCAACCCCAATGACAGAGACTAAATGCCCCAAGTATTCTACTTGCCTCTACGCAAATGAGCATTTTGATAACTTCATAAAGAATTGCCCTATAAGTAGTATCTCGAAGGCAGTTTCCAAGAGGATGAGGTGCTCTGGAAGGGTTTTGTTGTAGACTAAAATGTCATCAAAGAAGACGATGATGAATTTGTGCAAATGAGGaccaaatatgtttttcatggTCACCTGGAAGGTGGACGGGGTGTTACAAAGCCCAAACGGTATGACCCTAAATTCATAGTGGTCATGGTGGGTTCTGAAGGCGGTTTTGCTGATATCTTCTTCCTTCATTAAAATCTGATGATACCCTTGGAGGAGATCGAGCTTTGAGAACCAGGAGGCGTCGCCAAGTTCATCCAGTAACTCGTCTATGGTGGGAATGGGAAAACGGTTCTGTAATGGTGTTCCGGGCGTGATAATCAACGCAAAATCTCCAAGACCCATCGTGTTTCTTAACCAAGAGTACAGGTGATGAAAAGGGACTCATGCTTGGCTGAATAATGCCATTCTGAAGCATAGTCCTAACTTGTGTCTCAATTTCCTTCTTCTGAAAATACGAGTATCTGTAGGGCCTAACATTCACTGGTGCAGAATTAGGAAGGAGATGAATGGTGTGATTGGTTGGCCGCGAAGGGGGCAAGGTGGTTGGTGTCTGAAAGAGTGTGTGGAATAAGATAACCAATGATTGTATATCAAAATTTGGGAGGGTGTTGTCAGTGCAATTTTTTGAAGGGAGCTAAATGGGTAGCattcaaatatgaaaaaaaccGCTCGCGCTGTCAGTTTGTACCATACGGCGGAGTTGCAGCGAAGTAATGGTCTGGAGGGTAGAATTTGTTTCTCCTTTTAACTCTATGAGGCAGTTATCATGAATGAACTTCATTGTAAGGTCATTGTAGTCCGTTAGGACAAGTCTCAGTTATTTGAGCCACTGGACTCCAAGAACCAAATCTGCCCCACACAGTGGAAGAACATAAAGGTCAACGGTGAAACTCTGGCCCTAAACATGAACGGTGACCACTGCATAAAGATGGTAGCATTCAATCTCATTACCATTGCCCACCATCACTCGTAAGGAATGAGTGGGCTGAGCATGCAGGCCCAAGGTGTGCACCAAATGTTGTTGCACAAAATTATGAGTGCTTCCTCTGTCAATGAGGATGAGCACCTTCTGAGTTGATATTCGGCCCACCAAGCGAAGGGTTTCCGAGCTAGATAGCCCGAAAGGGTGTAAAAACTTATTTGAGCACTTGTGCCCTTTACTAAATTTTTCATCACAATTGAAGCACAATCCTTCTTTCCTAATTGACATTTCTTCGGGGGTTAGGCGCTTAACAGGAAGAGGGTGGCTGGGGTGGAACGGGTAAAAGTGGAGGAGGTGGGGTTACGGGTTGGGGATATGGTGATGGTGGAAGAGGGGAAGGTTGATGGGTTCGGCCCCGGAAATTCCGACATTGGTCAAGAAGCTTTTCTTCCTAAAGTCGAGCCAAGGTTACGGCCTGGACCAGTGTAAGTGGTTGCAACGCTTGCACTTCATAGCGGATGTCAGGGGATAGACCCGAGACGAAGCAACTCAAGAAAAATGGTGTGGGCAGCCCAATAATGCGATTGGCGAGTGTCTCGAACTGAGAAAGATACTCACTAACTGTTCCGCGCTGAGAAAGCTTGAAGAGGGTTCCGATGGGATCATCATAGTGGGACGGGGCAAAACAAGCCTCAAGGGCCTAAAGGAATCCTGGCCATGAAGAGATTTGGCCATTCCGGGTCATCAATTGGAACCACGCCAAGGCAGGGCCCTCCATATAGAAGGAGGCAATAGTGAGACGCTCGTGGTCTGGTGTGGCATGGTACTCAAAAAATTGAGTAATCTTGAAAATCCAGCCAGAGGGGTTCGTTCCATCAAATCGTGGAACTTCCAACTTCACTCGCGGAAGATGTGATGAGGAATGGGACTGGTTCACAGATGAAGAAGAAGGTGGAGAAGAGTGTGGTGGGgattgctgttgttgttgagtGGTTTCCAGGGTGGTCATTCGCTGGAGTAGCTCGTCCAATTTGGAGGTGACATGGAGTTGATTAGAGGCAAGCTTGGCAATAACTTCCTCAATGTGGTCCATATTAGACTTTGAACGGGTGGATTCTGCCATAGCAACTCAATGAAAGCATTAAATGTTAGGTGCTCAAATAGAAGAACAAGGAATGTCTAGCTTCGAGGGCTAGGGCCTCCAGAAAACAAGGTGAGGAaaggaattttattatttttgttctacTTCTCCTTACATTCGAAGGCTCTATATATAGAAGAACTAGGATAAAGCAAAATTTAGGTACTAACGACCATATTAGAAACGACAATTCCTATTACGAAATAGCAGACAATCATATCCGGGTCTAACCAATCCTAGTCTACCACATCATAATTCCCTAACATAATTCATTTTACACAGATTACACAAAATCCCTGAAATATTGTGGTTTGATGATTCTGCGAGGTGGCCTTTGGGAAGTGTTTGTCTTTGTTGTGCTTGGTTGTGCTGGCTGTGTTGCTCCCTATATTTGCTTATATATTTGCTGGTGTGCTTGCTGGTCTATAACAATGTCGGATCTTTAGTGCTTTGGGTGCCAACATAATTGGAATGTTTAGCTCCATTGTGATGCTCTCAAGCTTCcttttttctaacaaaaaaatcaccaaaCACCTTCTCAACTCTCAAGTTATATACTATATCAATAATGTGAGAAACCTGGTCACACAGCACCAAAATTTTGCTACAGAACGCATGAATATTCCTCTAACAAACCAACACATGATATATGCTACTACTCACCACTTTCTTGCATTCCTCTTACTATGAACCCCAAATGGACCATGGATAGGGCAACCCATCATCTTGCCCATTTATACATAAATGAGAGGCTTAACCATGCATACTTCTGGTCACTTTGGTTCAAactgtaatttaattttcttaattattttttagttaatttagtctatatttttcttttaaataaattaaacatggTCATGTTTCTAATTTTCTACTACTTAAAATCATGGTTCAAAGATGCAGTTGTGATAGCAGTTGGAATTTCATCGTGATCCTTGACATTGCGAGAAAATACGACTTGTAATTACAATTGTGATCACAATACAATTGTTGTGAGTCAAAAAATCTTTACGTTGTAACTATAATTGCAGTGGCAAaccaatatttaaaatatgcttaaaattttcatattcgATTTTCTACTCAATTTTCACAATTATTTGAGTAATTTTTTCTGTTAAACAAATCAGCAAGCAAAATATCAAATTCTACccaaaataatcaaaacaaaaagaacttCCAGGGTTCATTGTATTTGTTAGAAATTATGATACTAGACCGGACAAgtatattttgtttcatgtcTGACAAGAAAAAGGATTTTCAgccaattataacaaaaattaatataatatatatcatctaaaattataaaaaaaatgaacataatatatattaattaaaactatCCACCCAAACGTAAAATAATATGTCATTCAGTTTAAATAGAATATCTAATCCGAAATAAAACATTGACTTTATTCAGtaaattttgtttcaatatgaggtcatttaaatttttaaaaattttgttctatggatttcaaaaaaaaaattagaactaACAAAATGAAGTATAATTTAATACCCATTTTAGTCGTGATTAGTCTTTGAAACTTTTACATAATCAGTTGATCCGTCAATGTTACAATCTCATAATATAATATAGGATAAATGACTTACTTATTTATCTTATTGGTTTGATTTAGtaggataatttattttttaaaaagtttaatttgattctttattttattttatttttagtttagtcttttatctcttttttttcagtttcatcctttaatttttttattgcttaatttaatcatttaaactatttaaaattgacattattaatcatttaaaaataatttttttcaattttcttctcttttcctctactttttttttaacaaaaaaataatttttaaataattaacaacatCAATCtcaaatatactaaaaaaatcaaattgaataaaataaaataaacaaaggatgaaactgaaaaaaaaataaagggccaaataaacttttattaaaataaaggactgaaaaaaaaacaaattaaactttttaaataataaattatcaaactaaaccaaaacaataagataaataaacatataagtCATATAACCTATATTAAATTCTGAGATTGTAACATTGACGGATCAACTGATTATCTAAAAGTTTGAAAGATTAATCATGACCCAAATGGATATTAAATTATGATTCATTTTGTTggttgtaaaattaaaaacaattttgaagtccatagaaaataattttaaaaaatataaataacctcacaatgaaacaaaatttactGAATAAAgtcaatgttttattttggattaGATATTCTATTTAAACTGAATgacatattattttatgtttgggtagatagttttaattaatatatattatatttatattttatataattttaattaatatatattatattatttttttttataactgggtgaaaattctttttcttgtcaaacatgaaacaaaatatatttatcatctaaTACCATGATTTCTAACAAATGCAACCCCTTGAagttcttttgattttgattattttggGTAGAATTTGATATTTTGGTTGCTGATTTAAGATTGATAttgttaatcatttaaaaaaaattgttaaaattgaaGTAGAGGGAAATagcaaaaaattgaaagaaaaaaaaataaatgagcaaaataaattttttaaaggtaAAGGACTAAactgaatataaaaataagataaataattaaattaaactttttaatagataaagaatgaagataaaccaaaaaaaaataagataaaaaccaaataaatcattttttctttaatataacTTAAACGTTCAACacataaaattacatataagctactattataaaaagtttaaaacacTACTACTACATAAGTATTACAAATCaatattacaaatataataagGGTTTGGTTTAGTGTGGCTGGATTctgatttaataatatatagaaactgaaaatctaattaaagaacaattaaaaaatgattattttatatttttagttttagttgttTAGAATGGTTTTAAACACCCTCCTTCCCACTctaattaaaatggtcatgatCACCCACGTGTCTTTCATTGTCTAGCTTTaataaagaaacaataaattGCTTGTTCTATCAATTTGCTCAAAGAGTCACAAGCTTCTCTTTTCCACGACCATTTATTATGTTCCAGACTTTGAGTTAGTCTACGTGACTACGTTGATAGATGTTCCAGACTTTTTGTGTCAGTCTACGGTGAAAATTAACTGAGACTAGACTGTCACTAGAGTATGAAAGTGATGTAGATGGATAAAATCTCTCGATGGATAACATGTTGAAGAGTAGTGATATAAAGTCTCTATATATCAAACatttcaatattaatatttattaatttattgtttttctattatattatgttacttattatatgtttttttgtctTCTCCCTCTATATCTCTAGAATCTAATTAGTGTTAAATAGGGTTAGACATCGACCAAACTTTTCCCCAGCTTCAAATATCACACAGAAGGTTTTGACCTAGTCTTCTCTTCCATAAGCTTAACTTTCCGTTAACTTTTCAGAAATATTTATGTAGAATCGACATtggttaatatattaatatgtcACTCCTAAAGTTGGACCGAAGTGAAAGATACATATATAACGAACATAATCATACATCTTATCACGTGTAGATAAAACAGCCTGTACTTCTTGTATGATGCCACTACATGTgttttataaaaacttttagGCTTTCTTTTAATAAGCATGCTTGTTTCGTTTATCTACTATCCTAATTGACTGATCAGTGGTATCTATGGATCCTACATGCATTCTAAGTCTTATGCGATTAAAGTACAGCACCGAAAGCATCAGTTAAGTAGTGGAAGAACAACTTGCATATTGTTGATGGAGCGCTCATCCATGTGTTCGATTACTAAAATAGAATTTATAGCAAACATGGTGTTCAATCTCCAtttaagaatcaagaatcaatgTCCAAGTGATTGAGTGTCACATTAAATTTTCTATTCAACTTAAGGTGAGACTTTAACAGTGTCACTTTTTTAAAGAGTTTATAGAGACAGATCCGGAAAATATATTCAGtgagaataagaaaataatatttttttatcaacgataagaaaataatatattatatctttACTCAAgagaaatattatatatttttataaaacataattttatgataaaaaaattcaaaattacttATACAAGCTTTTACAAATCACAATTGAGTATGTTTTTCACCGTGGAAGCAATTGCCCCACAGTCCCTAAGGTATATCCATTCCTAAGGGTTGATGCCCACAACAACTTTCACTTTAACACTAAATTAGTAGTCTTTTCTCCTTTGATGACTTCACTCACTTGTTGGTATTCTCTTTCTAGGTCTAACTCTTAACGAAACCACCAATTGTTAAAGACGTGTAAAGAGTAAAACCTAAAATACTAGTTCAGTATAACTTAAGTACCACATTAAACTTCTTATTCTACTCAATTTGGGAATACTTGTATTCATCAAAGAGTTTTGAAGGTTAAAGTTGAAACTTCCAAACATAAACATTTTGAGAACCTATTTCAACTTTACATCACACAAGTTTTCAGCTACAGTGAGTACTAGTGCTCAACAACTTTCAACTCGTTTTAGTCTGAATAATATACATTGAGCCACCATCACTTGTCTTTCCGTCCAGGTAGAGCTATACACTACAGGGAATAGGCAAtatgttcaaacttcaaaccgATGTATGACCAACATTAAATGCAAGCCTTTAAAGAAACACAATAATTTTCCATTCCCCATTAGATAAAAGCCGATTCACTATCTGAATCCCTATTAGTCGAAGTGTGAACCACTCCCAACACTACTAACTTTATCTATCCAATCACAGAACCCAAAAGACAAACaaagatgataaaaataaacaaaaagttaaaaataaataaataactatccAATAAGACTTTCAAATGTTAATGGAAATAAATTACCGAGTGCGACACATCGTCAATTTAAAAACAGTTCAGACTTGATTACATGGTTTTAAAAAGATCAGAAAAGTCAACAAATTGTAGTTTTGCTTCCAagagtcttaagctctctttgtCACTATCACCATTATCACTATTATTGCCAAACCTGTGAAGGTTCCTCCCATGCTAATTTTACTATCCATGAAACTTGCTTTAGTGTTCCCATCGACATCACCAGACATCTTCTCTTTCATAGCATCAGCATCAGGTGGTGGGAATATGTTCTGAAGGAAACCAGACACCCTACTTACCAATTCAATAACGGTTAGCTTTACATTCTGTAGAAGATCCATGAAATCGAAAATCCCATTTCCCGGGTGAGACTCAGCTGACACTCCCAATTTTTCAGGGGATTCAACTGTTTCAGAAGTACAACTTGAGAACTTATCCAATTCCTCAGTATTTCCTGCTGCTCCAAGATCAGCCACTGCAGCACAACTTGCATTAACATCCAGCACATAAGAATGGATCCtctcattttgaattttcacaTGAAATTGTATCATTTGAAAATTGTGATATCCTTTTCTTAAATGtacacaaattttaatttaatatggcCTCAACTATTTAATTTCAAACTAAGagatataacaaaaaaatttctcatgATATGGTCATGTGAAAATTCAACGTGATAAGATTCATTTTCAAAGTAACCGGACTAACATTAAAAATAAGGACAATAACTAGATCCAATtccttagagtgtgtttggatgaggcaatttaaaattttaaaaatttcaaatacttcaatttaaattccttcattttttaaattttgtgtttggatataGCCTCTCTCTTCAACAATCACAGAATTACCACCAAATGAAAGTTCCATATTTTAAACCAAAACCAACAAGTCAAACCCAAATTCTCCTCTCTCTCCGTCTCAGACCCGTCTCAATCTCAGTCTCAGCCGCTTCAACCCCAACCCCCTCCTCCATCCAAGTCGACAAATCCCCGGTCTCCGCCACTCCCTCCAAGCTTCTTCCCTTTCGGATTGGTCACGGCTTTGACCTCCACCGTTTGGAACCCGGTTATCCCCTAATCATCGGTGGAATCAACATTCCCCACAATAGAGGTTGCGAGGCTCATTCCGATGGTGATGTTCTGCTTCACTGCGTTGTTGATGCGATTCTAGGGGCACTAGGTCTTCCTGATATTGGCCAGATTTTCCCCGATTCTGATCCTAAGTGGAAGGGTTGTGCCTCTTCCGTCTTCATCCATGAATTTGTCAGTAATATCTGCctccctttttcttctctaTCCATATCTCATACTACTTTTGGCTATTTCTATTGTACTATTGTTGATTTTAATTCGATCCCTGTCTTCAATGGATAATTTGTGGACACTGTGTATGACTTTTAACATTAGTATGCAGAGTTAGAACTTAAGTGGTTGCTGAAATTCAACCTTCTCAAATCAcagaattttcaaattcactctcTTGAAGATAGAATTTGCAATTCTATTCTTTCAACTAACTAAAATcccttttaaaattctaaaattttgaattctttttactaaaatatccaaatttaataaaaaagattttaattccctataaaaaatacattacctagttaaattactttatccaaacacactttaAGTGCTTTTGATGTTGTTCTCCAATTGGAATTGGAGTTCTACCTCGGTAGCTTATGCTAACCcttaatgtaaacctttactaTGTGGATTACGGGGTGAAACTCCAATTCTGATTGAAGAAAAGTACCAAAAGCACCTAAGGCTCCATCCAATTTTAAGTATTGAAACTTTCAAAATAACAAATCCAAATTCAGTTTGAGTTTtcagtttcaattttttattcagtttttaaaaagttttatccaACAAAACAAAGACACATTAAATAGGAATTAGGACTACCTGACTG harbors:
- the LOC112998589 gene encoding 2-C-methyl-D-erythritol 2,4-cyclodiphosphate synthase, chloroplastic; its protein translation is MKVPYFKPKPTSQTQILLSLRLRPVSISVSAASTPTPSSIQVDKSPVSATPSKLLPFRIGHGFDLHRLEPGYPLIIGGINIPHNRGCEAHSDGDVLLHCVVDAILGALGLPDIGQIFPDSDPKWKGCASSVFIHEFVSNICLPFSSLSISHTTFGYFYCTIVDFNSIPVFNG